AAACCTGTGGGATTTGTAGGATGGCATTTGATGGTTGTTGTCCTGATTGTAAACTCCCTGGAGATGATTGCCCACTAAGTAAGTGGCTGACTTTGGTTACTTTATTGTCTTGCTGTTGTGTATTCAAGTTTGCCCAGATTCtgaataatttcttatttttgtagTTGAAATATGCTTATTGTAGGAGCTCCTGCATAAGTTTCCATATATTAGCCACTGAAAATTGGTGGATTTAAAATAACTTCTCCTATCAACTTTGCCACCTTCTCTGAACTACTTTCCCATATTTTTAGTTCAATGTACAGATTTTAGCAGCTTCTCCATTAAGTTCCTATGTGTTGGTCTTTGACCAATGGTGGATTTAAAATAGTTCTTGCCGTAGGCTACAATTACATCATGCCCTCTCCTAACCTTCCCTCCCTGCATTTCTATGTGTTGACTGTTAAGAGTGCATCATGAATGGCATTTTTTTGGATGGTTTATGAGGCATAGAAAAGAAAGCTTTCAGGttcaattttagaaattgaaagtGTTGTTTCTTGAAAAGCTTACATCTTTCattttcacttttaattttttggccTCGTATTTCATTCTCCTGGATATAtcttgaaattatatttttaaatctagaATTTTCCTAGTGGCTTGTGAATATTGGCATGTAATATAATATAGTTTCTTGTCGGACATGAAATCTCCTGTGTGTCATTTATCTTCTCTATTGCTTTTTCTCCATTATGGATGGATCATTAAGTTTCTTGTGGCCTCTTCACCATTGTGCATGCATCATTtatcatctcatttttttttttttctctatgatGGTTTCTGGACATGGATTGGGAACATTCCTGCCCCAAGCGTCCCAGCCTAACGTTTTGTTCTTGCTTGGGCATATGTGGaaattaatcattaaaaaaagtaTGCATGTGGCATGTTTGTTGTTTGGCCAGCATGATTATGATCCTAAGATCTGCATGAGTTAATCTTCCTTAAAGAGAAGTTCATGGGGATCTGGGAAGTGGGTTGTTTGGATGgaatatttcattttatggGGTTCTTTTGATtgacaaatatttatatatatataaaaaaaagattaaagaaacttttaagttttttttaggaattggtATCAATCCAACTAATGATTCTATTAACCATTGTTTTGTCCTGCAGTTTGGGGTGCTTGCAACCATGCATTCCATCTCCATTGCATCTTGAAATGGGTGAATTCGCAGACTCCTCAAGCGCATTGCCCCATGTGCCGTAGGGAATGGCAGTTCAAAGGATGAAATATGCAAGTTGTATGAATTCTTTGTCTATATCTCTATATGTCTCAGAAGGGTATTAGTTGATATTAGATGGGCAACACTTTACCTGGAAAGTTAAAGGTTTCAGTCATATATTTAGCTTTGTTTATGGCACAAAAACCCCCTTTACTAATTTGAAACCCGTTAACTATTATAATCCTTTACCAGATAATAATGATGTTTGGTGATCATACATTGGCATTTTATGTACTTGCTTTTTTGAACcatcttttgaaaaaggaaaacactaGTGTGGAGAAAAGATTAGGCCCTTAAAGAAGTTAAAAGGAAATGTGGGGTTCCTGTACAAAAAGAAACCTAATATGAGATGATAACAGCTGTTTCCTTTATAACACTCAAAACAGCTATTTCATTTAGAGCACCCACCACTGTCAGTGGGATAGGCAAATGCATAAGCACAGTTCTAAAGAAAGTGAAACGACATAAAGAATTTTCTAACTTCACTGATGCATGTCTTATGAAGTGGATATGCTAATGCGTGGCATGTGTGTTAGGCTCAACTTCATTTTCATATctaggtaaataaaaaaaaaaaagaagaaaagtccaATGCTCCTGCTTGCAAATATGCTAGTGTGCTGGAACATATGCTTGCTATGGAATTTTGCTCCAAGTTGACGAGTTCTGGGTTCCATGGCTCACCTTTGGCTGCCCTCTTTTCTTTAGGTAAATGAATGGTTCTACAATCTGGCCTGATGGTGTTCATTTCAATCGTAGTGTAAAAAAATGCGCTTCCATGTatcatattttagtttttatccATATTCTGTAGTCGATACAGAAGTTTTCATGCTTGATGGGTACATGGTCATCTTGTTTCTTGTATAAAGCCAAACTCTTCATGTGATGCACAAGTGTTTTGTTTTACACAGGAATGCTTCCTTTTGCATGGTGGTTAACTGCTTATTGAACTTCCCTCTACTATTTGATTGCTTAAATTATAAGGAAAAAGGAATATTAATTGTAGCTATTACGTGGTTAGGTAAGTCCAAAACTTGGGGGGCCTTTTTGTTGGATGAGAATCGAATCCCATTAACATTTTGGGTGGGAAAAAAGGTGGATAAAATGCTTTTTTCAAAGAACAGCATCCTAAGAAttataaggaagaaaaaaggtGGCCTAGAAAATAATCTGAATCTCTTTTTTTATGGTCTGTCTGCTTTTTATGGTGGTGATATACTCCATCAAATACCCCACCACCATCCTCCTATCTCTGGATGGGAATATAACCCCACAAGGGCCACCACCAACCGTTATACAACATAGAAGGAAAAATAGGTACAAGAAAATATCACTTCATACTTttaatagataataataattgtgaCAATACAATAGTACAAAGACATGGAAACATGGAAACAAATTTGATATTCTAGCAAAACACTAAAATGACCACCACCATTGTAATCACCCACCAACAAGTTTTTCTCCtaattgaaacaaaatgaaggaaaagaacaaaaacCGCTGGCACACGATGAATGTGGAATCATCCATTAGGTAATACTCCAAATCAGTACTGTCCATCCAGAAGTAACAATCAAGCTAACTCCATGGGCCCTCCACATTCCCCCACCACCTGCCACAAAGTTAATACCGGTAATCATCGCCATATCTTAATAAAATGTGACAGACAAAGAAAAGAGCCATAacccattttaaaataaaattattcaatcttCTATCTTTATATATGGCCATCAGATGCCACTGTTTGTAATGGTCCGAACCCCTCAATTATTAGATCTGattcaaaaatttgaatataagcATTGGATGGTGAAGGTCAAATCAAGTAGGACTCTTCTTTTGtatatcattttttgtattaaaaaaaaaaagttcaaagtaAAACAATTGTACACGTTTCTGTAAATAATTCAACGAGTTAGTCGGCAGGATGTACGTGGCACATGTACAAAAATTGAATTGTGGGTGTAATATGCAAAAATATGCAAGAGAGATGATATTTACCAGAGAGTGGATTATCACTTGGTGATGACATAGACAGCATAGACAATTCCAGGAAGGTAGCCGAAAAAAGTCAGCACCAAACAGATCCAGAACTCCGCCTGCATCATCATGTCACCATTCAGCAATTGGACAAGGGGTATTACAAAGATGAAAACTGTAAATGAAGTCAATTTGAATCCAGAAAGTGATTCTGAATTCAATCATTCAGTTAACACAAACCATGATTAGTTTAGAGAGCTGGAAATCGAGTACCTGGCATCCAAACTTGAGGAAGACACCAAGGGGGGGCAAGATGATGGCCAAGAGAATGTCTATGCAGGTGGCTGCCATTTTCTTCACGGGTTTTGGTCACAG
Above is a genomic segment from Vitis riparia cultivar Riparia Gloire de Montpellier isolate 1030 chromosome 14, EGFV_Vit.rip_1.0, whole genome shotgun sequence containing:
- the LOC117931138 gene encoding hydrophobic protein LTI6A, translating into MAATCIDILLAIILPPLGVFLKFGCQAEFWICLVLTFFGYLPGIVYAVYVITK